A portion of the Actomonas aquatica genome contains these proteins:
- a CDS encoding recombinase → MNLDPSLSSSVSESVPSAAASSPRPVRHDANGLEDYIAVSRYARYDEQKRRRETWEEAVERVQNMHLSHYADRSLLEEAATALRRGEVDARAMAKLGSLGSLHDAIRDAFGAVAGKRVLPSMRSLQFGGDAILNKHTRIYNCAFMHIDRLESFKESLYLLLCGCGVGFSVQQQHVSRLPALAPLPAADAPMTTWVVGDTIEGWADALHELMCSAVEGRRVQFDYSDIRPAGAPLRTSGGKAPGPEPLMYALKKIETVLHGAAGRQLKSIEAYDCLMWGAKAVLSGGIRRSATICLFSVDDEDMRNAKTGNWFEKNPQRSASNNSAVIVRSEATREQFDMLFEAQKQFGEPGFYFVEDADHGANPCVEIGLNPKLTVTPDVADRLRELGHEGELNEGDVLSGVQFCNLTTLSSAAADSPAKFYELCAQAALIGTLQAGYTDFQYLSPVSRLITEREALLGVSICGVLDRPDVLLDANVLRQGAEVVKAVNLIVARALGIHPAARTTCVKPEGTASLLLGTSSGVHPHHSLRYFRRVQSNTLCPVFQHFKKHNPHMVEQSVYDPHGRTEVITFPVEGPEFGIYREDLDALTHLDYIRHVQTNWVQAGRRHEKHSKGLHHNVSCTVTVKPDEWDAVANMIWDNRDSFTGVALLQDCGDKAYAQAPREAVSTAADVDRWNRLQYREVRYTDLCEDEDITELKQVIACAGGACELA, encoded by the coding sequence ATGAATCTTGATCCGTCTCTGTCCTCGTCTGTCTCCGAATCCGTCCCTTCTGCCGCCGCGTCGAGTCCTCGTCCGGTGCGTCATGATGCGAATGGGTTGGAAGACTACATCGCGGTGTCCCGTTACGCCCGTTACGACGAACAGAAACGCCGACGCGAGACGTGGGAAGAGGCGGTGGAGCGCGTGCAAAACATGCACCTGAGCCACTACGCCGATCGTTCGCTCCTCGAGGAGGCGGCGACGGCCCTGCGGCGGGGTGAGGTGGATGCGCGCGCGATGGCCAAGCTGGGTTCGCTCGGCTCGCTGCACGACGCGATCCGCGATGCTTTTGGAGCGGTGGCCGGCAAGCGGGTGCTGCCGTCGATGCGCAGCCTGCAGTTTGGCGGCGATGCGATCCTCAACAAGCACACCCGCATCTACAATTGTGCCTTCATGCACATCGACCGGCTGGAGTCCTTCAAGGAGAGCCTCTACCTCCTGCTCTGCGGGTGTGGCGTCGGCTTCTCGGTGCAACAGCAGCACGTGTCCCGCCTCCCGGCTCTGGCGCCGTTGCCGGCGGCCGATGCTCCGATGACCACCTGGGTCGTGGGTGACACCATCGAAGGCTGGGCCGATGCGCTGCACGAGCTCATGTGCTCGGCCGTGGAAGGTCGTCGTGTCCAGTTTGACTACTCCGACATTCGCCCGGCGGGCGCACCGCTGCGCACGTCCGGAGGCAAGGCCCCGGGCCCCGAGCCGCTCATGTATGCGCTCAAGAAGATCGAGACCGTGCTGCATGGCGCTGCCGGTCGCCAGCTCAAGTCGATCGAGGCCTACGACTGCCTCATGTGGGGCGCCAAGGCCGTGCTCTCCGGCGGTATCCGCCGTTCCGCTACGATCTGCCTTTTCTCCGTCGACGACGAGGACATGCGCAATGCCAAGACCGGCAACTGGTTTGAGAAGAACCCGCAACGCTCGGCTTCCAACAACTCCGCGGTGATCGTGCGTTCCGAGGCGACTCGCGAGCAGTTCGATATGCTCTTCGAGGCGCAGAAGCAGTTTGGCGAACCGGGCTTCTATTTCGTCGAAGATGCCGACCACGGCGCCAACCCCTGCGTGGAAATCGGTCTCAATCCGAAGCTTACGGTCACGCCCGACGTCGCCGACCGCCTCCGCGAACTCGGCCACGAGGGTGAGCTCAACGAGGGCGACGTGCTCTCCGGGGTGCAGTTCTGCAACCTCACCACACTGTCCTCCGCCGCCGCTGATTCCCCGGCCAAGTTCTACGAGCTGTGCGCGCAGGCCGCCCTCATCGGCACCCTGCAGGCCGGCTACACCGACTTCCAATACCTCTCGCCGGTTTCCCGCCTCATCACCGAGCGCGAGGCGCTGCTCGGCGTGTCCATCTGCGGCGTGCTTGATCGCCCGGACGTGTTGCTCGACGCCAATGTCCTGCGCCAGGGCGCCGAGGTCGTCAAAGCGGTCAACCTCATCGTCGCTCGCGCGCTCGGTATTCACCCGGCCGCCCGCACCACCTGCGTGAAGCCCGAGGGCACCGCCAGCCTCCTGCTCGGCACCTCCAGCGGCGTGCACCCGCACCACTCACTGCGCTACTTCCGCCGCGTGCAGTCCAACACCCTCTGCCCGGTCTTCCAGCACTTCAAGAAGCACAACCCCCACATGGTGGAGCAGAGTGTTTACGACCCGCACGGCCGCACCGAAGTCATCACCTTCCCGGTCGAAGGGCCGGAGTTTGGCATCTATCGCGAGGATCTCGATGCGCTCACCCACCTCGACTACATCCGCCACGTGCAGACCAACTGGGTGCAGGCGGGCCGTCGTCACGAGAAGCACTCCAAGGGCCTGCATCACAACGTCTCCTGCACCGTCACGGTGAAGCCGGACGAGTGGGACGCCGTCGCCAACATGATCTGGGACAACCGCGATTCCTTCACCGGTGTCGCCCTGCTCCAGGACTGCGGCGACAAGGCCTACGCCCAAGCCCCGCGCGAAGCGGTGAGCACCGCCGCCGACGTCGATCGTTGGAACCGCCTCCAGTATCGCGAAGTGCGCTACACCGACCTCTGCGAGGACGAGGACATCACCGAGCTCAAGCAGGTCATCGCCTGCGCCGGTGGCGCCTGCGAACTCGCCTGA
- a CDS encoding ATP-binding response regulator: MNAPIRILVVEDEAILAEDLRESLERQSYKVIETVDNAEDARRVVQESKPDLIMMDIHLAGSEDGISTAASIRQLHDIPIIFLTAHSDQATLDRAKRTSPYGYLVKPFEDQELRAAIETATYRHDADSQLRKMERWLRTTLHSIGDGVITVDLDRRVTFLNPVAEAVTGWTRQAAIGRPYHEVFKLRANKKLVEDALAPVLEDGELLHFDENYTIENRDGELRRVDDSVAPIRNDEGKVTGAIIIFRDATEKWELEQLRQMGERRMQEAQRLESLGVLAAGIAHDFNNLLAIMMGHAEMIADCDAVPAREKDYLAQIKDAGRRAAHLCEQMLSYAESGGFERRPINITPILEQSAKLLPPSLPAGIHVKLDLDPHLPPIDGHAGRIQQLLTNLVLNGLEAMEGKAGNLEITSRAVPTLPDNLRLAPPTGLKPPEGWVCVSIEDEGCGIASATLDRIFDPFFSTKFTGRGLGLAIVFNVLRLHDGGLNVISADGVGTRFDIYLPASKVREAPPPPSAWSADWVAPAGRQALIIDDEDSVRLVLRRHLEKLGLQCHDTAKADEALAIIKATPDLSVIFLDLTMPDITGVELLSRIRPEYPELPVVFVSGFSQESISSILETDDYTTFLQKPFERAELARALRESLR; this comes from the coding sequence ATGAACGCCCCCATCCGCATCCTCGTTGTCGAAGACGAAGCCATTCTAGCTGAAGATCTGCGCGAATCCCTCGAACGCCAGTCCTACAAGGTCATCGAAACCGTCGACAACGCCGAAGACGCCCGCCGCGTCGTGCAGGAGAGCAAACCTGACCTCATCATGATGGATATCCATTTGGCCGGAAGCGAGGACGGCATCAGCACCGCCGCCAGCATCCGCCAGCTGCACGACATTCCCATCATCTTCCTCACCGCCCACAGCGACCAGGCCACCCTCGACCGCGCCAAACGCACCAGCCCCTACGGCTACCTCGTCAAACCCTTCGAAGACCAGGAACTGCGCGCTGCCATCGAGACTGCCACCTACCGCCACGACGCCGATTCCCAGTTGCGCAAGATGGAACGCTGGCTGCGCACCACCCTGCACAGCATCGGCGACGGTGTCATCACGGTCGACCTGGACCGCCGGGTCACCTTCCTCAACCCAGTGGCCGAAGCCGTCACCGGCTGGACCCGCCAAGCCGCCATCGGCCGCCCCTACCACGAGGTGTTTAAACTCCGGGCCAACAAGAAACTGGTGGAAGACGCGCTCGCACCCGTGCTCGAGGACGGAGAGTTGCTCCACTTCGACGAAAACTACACCATTGAGAATCGCGACGGAGAGCTCCGCCGGGTGGACGACTCGGTGGCGCCCATCCGCAACGACGAGGGCAAGGTCACTGGGGCCATCATCATCTTTCGCGATGCCACCGAAAAATGGGAGCTCGAGCAACTGCGGCAAATGGGCGAACGCCGCATGCAGGAAGCCCAGCGCCTCGAGAGCCTGGGGGTGCTCGCCGCCGGCATCGCTCACGACTTCAATAACCTGCTCGCGATCATGATGGGCCACGCCGAGATGATCGCCGATTGCGACGCCGTGCCCGCCCGCGAAAAGGATTATTTGGCCCAGATCAAAGATGCCGGCCGACGGGCCGCCCACCTCTGCGAACAGATGCTCTCCTACGCCGAAAGCGGTGGCTTCGAGCGGCGCCCGATCAACATCACCCCCATCCTCGAGCAAAGCGCCAAGCTCCTGCCCCCCTCCCTGCCGGCGGGCATCCACGTGAAGCTGGACCTCGACCCGCACCTGCCCCCGATCGACGGCCACGCCGGGCGTATCCAACAACTCCTTACCAATCTCGTCCTCAATGGCCTCGAAGCCATGGAGGGCAAGGCCGGCAACCTCGAAATAACCAGCCGCGCCGTGCCCACCCTGCCCGACAATCTCCGGCTCGCCCCTCCCACCGGATTGAAGCCACCGGAGGGTTGGGTGTGCGTCAGCATCGAGGACGAGGGCTGCGGCATCGCCAGTGCGACGCTCGACCGTATTTTCGACCCGTTCTTCTCCACCAAATTCACCGGGCGTGGGCTTGGGCTGGCCATCGTCTTCAACGTCCTGCGCCTGCATGACGGTGGCCTGAACGTCATCTCGGCCGATGGCGTGGGCACGCGTTTCGACATCTACCTGCCGGCCTCCAAAGTCCGCGAAGCCCCGCCCCCTCCCTCCGCTTGGTCGGCCGATTGGGTGGCGCCCGCCGGTCGTCAAGCCCTCATCATCGACGACGAAGACAGTGTGCGGCTCGTGTTGCGGCGACATCTGGAGAAACTGGGCCTGCAGTGCCACGACACGGCCAAAGCCGACGAGGCCCTCGCCATCATCAAAGCCACTCCCGACCTGAGTGTGATCTTCCTCGACCTTACGATGCCCGACATCACCGGTGTCGAACTGCTGAGCCGTATCCGCCCGGAGTATCCCGAGCTTCCCGTGGTTTTTGTCAGCGGCTTCAGCCAGGAATCGATCAGCTCCATCCTCGAAACCGACGACTACACCACTTTCCTGCAGAAGCCGTTTGAACGCGCCGAACTCGCTCGCGCACTGCGCGAGAGCTTACGCTAA
- a CDS encoding PAS domain S-box protein codes for MCTSLVVTYVGWRVSNGYAERRAEERFAFSANEAADLIEKRMLEYEQVLRGGVGLFNASGEVTRAEWRDYVATLRVEDYFPGIQGIGFARQVAPQDVPAFEQRLRDEGFPDFAISPVGPREIYTSIEFLEPFDRRNRRAFGYDMFSHPVRRAAMERARDTGLPAMTSKVILLQETETDVQPGVLTYLPLYTEGMPTANVTQRRAALRGYVYAPFRLRNLMEGILDHTRREVDVRVYDGTAVGEANFLHDTAAAASLEAGALTDASYREQRTINISGQPWTLEFSTNARFETATTTLQPALIAATGVVIDVLLFVVIATLSANYRHKSAAAQAATDKLTAASRLHEAVLNHAGAAIIAADLSGTITIFNPAAERLLGYTRKEMIGKLTPAAFHDPAEVAARAQQFSLELGAAVQVGFPTFVAKADLGLPNTHEWTYLRKDGTRVPVLLSVTAIRDEKGVATSYLGVATDNSELHLAQKRLAQSLARLESLNRALDEHAIVAITDRRGTITEVNAMLCRISGYRREELIGQNHRLLNSGTHDPAFFKTLWKTISHGEIWHGEICNRTKDGELYWVDTTIVPMLGPKGKPESFIAIRTNITPRRQYLEQLNQTQRLARMGSWDYDVARQQFHLAAETTQISTLASTHSLTWEQFFNLFDPPGIARLARALQTALDDQRDFDIELQLKRASAPKSAGRWVRLAGRPERDHRGVHRIRGLLQDIDDSKRTQLALAAEESRYRMLATTLPVGLWEVDSAGECHYVNDAWQEITGLSFEQALGHGYRDAVHPDDLEPMLAAWLEAVKKRSIFVYEFRWVRPDGQIRWVHSTGTAVERDGEVVGYVGGDLDITEHHKTNELLRTTQTIAEIGGWEYHIAKHQLLWTEQTYALHELPGTTEVQVEEAIAYYHPEDRAHLTEAVEHATQTGAPWDIEARIITATGRERWVRAVGQAEFAAGKAVRLFGTLQDIDTAKRSRLALTASEERFRTLAQTLPVGIFETDPQGLCVYTNHAWQTMAALDAEQAQGLGWSDHVHPEDRDAFLAPWQDADILRPEIDLEFRFQHPDGSQRWVHATASALHRQGSVTGYVGVCEDITERKKNLDRITDSLAEKEVLLREIHHRVKNNLQLVKSLLNLQANQIHDEAVLEPFRESQRRIQTMAMVHEMLYAHTDLARIELDTYLRQLAQSLVRTFTAPERPIHLHLDLEPIALPPDTVVPLGLIANEILTNACKYGRQDGAALGITLRLTRSPADGAALHFSNDGPPLPASFDPETSKTLGFRLIRLLSKQARVNLQLPAAGSAPSFTLSWSLDHPDEPTSPIKRVSSV; via the coding sequence TTGTGCACATCTCTCGTTGTGACCTATGTGGGGTGGCGGGTGTCCAACGGCTATGCTGAGCGTCGCGCTGAAGAGCGTTTCGCCTTCTCGGCCAACGAAGCCGCGGATCTCATTGAGAAGCGCATGCTCGAATACGAGCAGGTCTTGCGCGGCGGGGTGGGCCTTTTCAACGCGTCCGGCGAGGTCACCCGGGCGGAGTGGCGCGACTATGTAGCGACACTCCGCGTGGAGGACTATTTCCCCGGTATCCAAGGCATCGGCTTCGCCCGCCAGGTGGCCCCGCAGGACGTGCCGGCCTTTGAGCAACGGCTGCGCGACGAAGGCTTTCCCGACTTCGCCATCAGCCCGGTGGGGCCGCGCGAGATCTACACCTCGATCGAATTTCTCGAACCCTTCGACCGCCGAAACCGCCGCGCCTTCGGCTACGACATGTTCTCGCACCCGGTGCGCCGGGCCGCCATGGAGCGCGCACGCGACACCGGGCTCCCGGCGATGACCAGCAAGGTCATCCTCCTGCAGGAGACCGAGACCGATGTGCAACCCGGCGTGCTCACCTACCTGCCGCTCTACACCGAGGGCATGCCCACAGCCAACGTCACCCAGCGGCGCGCCGCTCTCCGCGGTTACGTGTATGCCCCCTTCCGCCTGCGCAACCTCATGGAGGGCATCCTCGACCACACCCGCCGCGAGGTCGACGTGCGCGTCTACGACGGAACGGCCGTCGGCGAAGCCAACTTTCTGCACGACACGGCCGCTGCGGCCTCCTTGGAAGCCGGAGCGCTGACCGACGCCTCCTACCGCGAGCAACGCACCATCAACATTTCCGGCCAGCCCTGGACCCTCGAATTCTCCACCAACGCCCGCTTCGAGACGGCCACCACGACCCTGCAACCCGCCCTCATCGCGGCCACTGGCGTCGTGATCGACGTGCTGCTGTTCGTCGTCATAGCCACCCTGAGCGCCAACTACCGCCACAAGAGCGCCGCCGCTCAAGCCGCCACCGACAAACTCACCGCCGCCTCCCGCCTGCACGAAGCGGTTCTCAACCATGCCGGCGCCGCGATCATCGCCGCCGACCTCTCAGGCACGATCACCATCTTCAACCCGGCAGCGGAACGCCTGCTGGGCTATACCCGCAAAGAGATGATCGGAAAGCTCACCCCGGCCGCCTTTCACGACCCCGCCGAAGTCGCCGCCCGCGCCCAACAATTTTCCCTCGAACTCGGCGCTGCCGTTCAGGTTGGTTTTCCGACCTTCGTAGCCAAGGCCGACCTCGGCCTGCCCAACACTCACGAGTGGACTTACCTGCGCAAGGACGGCACCCGTGTGCCGGTCCTGCTATCAGTCACCGCTATCCGGGACGAAAAAGGCGTGGCCACCAGCTACCTCGGCGTAGCCACCGACAACTCCGAACTCCACCTCGCCCAAAAGCGACTGGCGCAATCCCTCGCCCGCCTCGAGTCGCTCAATCGTGCGCTCGACGAGCACGCCATCGTAGCCATCACCGACCGCCGCGGCACCATCACCGAGGTCAACGCCATGCTCTGCCGCATCTCCGGCTATCGCCGCGAGGAGCTCATCGGCCAGAACCACCGACTGCTGAATTCCGGGACACACGACCCGGCCTTCTTCAAGACCCTCTGGAAGACCATCAGTCACGGCGAAATCTGGCACGGCGAGATCTGCAACCGCACCAAAGACGGCGAACTCTACTGGGTCGATACCACCATCGTGCCCATGCTCGGGCCCAAGGGTAAACCCGAGAGCTTCATCGCAATCCGCACCAACATCACCCCCCGGCGCCAATACCTCGAACAACTCAACCAGACCCAACGGCTCGCCCGCATGGGTAGTTGGGACTACGACGTCGCTCGCCAGCAGTTTCACCTCGCCGCCGAAACCACTCAGATCTCCACCCTCGCCTCCACCCACAGCCTCACCTGGGAACAGTTCTTTAACCTCTTCGACCCGCCAGGCATCGCCCGCCTCGCCCGCGCCCTGCAAACAGCTCTGGACGACCAGCGTGACTTCGACATCGAGCTCCAACTTAAACGCGCATCCGCCCCCAAGTCCGCCGGCCGCTGGGTGCGCCTCGCCGGTCGCCCCGAGCGGGATCACCGGGGCGTGCACCGTATCCGCGGGCTCCTTCAGGACATCGATGACTCCAAGCGCACCCAACTCGCCCTCGCCGCCGAGGAGTCCCGCTACCGCATGCTTGCCACCACCCTGCCCGTCGGCCTGTGGGAAGTGGATTCCGCCGGCGAGTGCCACTACGTCAACGACGCGTGGCAGGAAATCACCGGACTCAGTTTTGAGCAGGCACTGGGTCACGGCTACCGCGACGCCGTCCATCCTGATGACCTCGAACCCATGCTGGCCGCCTGGCTCGAAGCCGTAAAAAAGCGCAGCATCTTCGTCTATGAATTCCGCTGGGTTCGACCCGACGGACAGATCCGCTGGGTGCACTCCACCGGCACGGCAGTGGAACGAGACGGCGAGGTGGTCGGCTACGTCGGCGGCGACCTCGACATCACCGAACACCACAAAACCAACGAACTGCTCCGCACCACCCAGACCATCGCCGAGATCGGCGGCTGGGAATACCATATCGCCAAGCACCAATTGCTCTGGACCGAACAAACCTACGCACTGCATGAGCTGCCCGGCACCACCGAGGTGCAGGTCGAGGAGGCCATCGCCTACTACCACCCCGAAGACCGCGCCCACCTCACCGAAGCCGTGGAACACGCCACCCAAACCGGGGCGCCCTGGGACATCGAAGCGCGCATCATCACCGCCACAGGACGCGAACGTTGGGTGCGCGCCGTCGGCCAGGCGGAGTTTGCGGCCGGCAAAGCCGTGCGCCTCTTCGGCACCCTGCAGGACATCGACACCGCCAAACGCTCCCGACTCGCCCTCACCGCCAGCGAAGAACGCTTTCGCACCCTCGCGCAGACCCTGCCCGTCGGCATCTTCGAGACCGACCCCCAGGGCCTCTGCGTCTACACCAATCACGCATGGCAAACCATGGCTGCCCTCGACGCCGAGCAGGCCCAGGGCCTGGGCTGGAGCGATCACGTGCACCCCGAGGATCGGGACGCGTTTTTGGCCCCTTGGCAGGATGCCGACATCCTGCGCCCCGAGATCGATCTGGAGTTCCGTTTCCAGCACCCCGATGGCAGCCAGCGCTGGGTGCACGCCACCGCCTCCGCCCTGCATCGCCAGGGCTCGGTGACCGGCTATGTGGGCGTCTGCGAGGACATCACCGAACGCAAAAAAAACCTCGACCGTATCACCGACTCCCTCGCTGAAAAAGAGGTCCTGCTGCGCGAAATCCACCACCGCGTGAAGAACAACCTGCAGCTGGTGAAGAGCCTGCTCAACCTGCAGGCCAACCAGATTCACGACGAAGCCGTGCTGGAACCCTTCCGCGAAAGCCAGCGCCGCATCCAGACCATGGCCATGGTGCACGAGATGCTCTACGCCCACACCGACCTGGCCCGCATCGAGCTCGACACCTACCTGCGCCAGCTCGCCCAGAGCCTCGTGCGCACCTTCACCGCTCCGGAACGGCCCATCCACCTCCACTTGGATCTGGAGCCCATCGCCCTTCCGCCCGACACCGTGGTGCCTCTCGGCCTCATCGCCAACGAGATCCTGACCAATGCCTGCAAATACGGCCGTCAGGACGGGGCTGCGCTGGGCATCACCCTGCGCCTGACTCGCTCCCCAGCCGATGGCGCGGCGCTCCACTTCAGCAACGACGGACCGCCCCTGCCGGCAAGCTTCGATCCCGAAACCAGTAAAACCCTCGGCTTCCGTCTCATTCGTCTGCTCAGCAAACAAGCCCGCGTAAACCTGCAACTCCCGGCAGCCGGGTCCGCCCCCAGCTTTACGCTCAGCTGGAGTCTGGACCATCCCGACGAACCCACCTCTCCCATCAAACGTGTGTCGTCCGTGTAA